Within Cohaesibacter gelatinilyticus, the genomic segment ACGTTCTCCCTGCGCGTGCCGTTGGTTGTTGCACCCCGCTATAATCCTGCAGCAAAACCGCTGAAGCCAAGCGTTGACTACACATCTGACAAAGTAGATGGCTCCGGCTGGGGTAGCACCGATCCCGTACCAGACCGTGATGCCATCACTTCTCCAGTTCTCGATCCTGAAACCGAGCCCAAAACCAATCCGGTCACCCTCTCGGTCGATCTCAAAGCCGGTTTTGCTCTTGCCGATGTCACATCCGAGAACCACAAGGTCAATATCGCCAATGAAAGCGAGAGCGAGTTAAAGCTCTCTCTTGCCAAGGAGGCCGTTCCCGCAGATCGCGATTTTGTCTTGAGCTGGAAAAGCAAGCCGGGCAAAACACCGCAAATCGGCCTGTTCAAACAGACCTTCACACCAAAATCCGATAGTGAAGCAAGCAAAAAGGCAAGCGAGGACTATCTACTCGCCTATATCACACCACCATACAAATTGGTTGAGGGCCTCGCTCAACCAGCTCGCGACATCACCTTCGTAATCGATAATTCCGGTTCCATGGCGGGGCCCTCCATGGAACAGGCAAAAGCCAGTTTGATTTCAGCACTGCAGAAATTGAAGCCACATGATCGCTTCAATGTCATCCGCTTCAACCATGAAATGGATCAGCTATTCCTGCAGCCAGTCGCAGTCAACGCCACCAATATAGCGCAAGCCACAGGCTGGGTTCAGGCATTGAAAGCCGAAGGTGGTACGGAGATGGCAACCGCCATGCAGCAAGCATTGCTGGATGCAGATCCGAAAGCTCCAACTCTGCGTCAGGTGGTTTTCCTGACCGACGGTGCCATCGGCAATGAAAGACAATTGTTTGAAATCATCAAACAAGGTAAAGGCCGCTCTCGTATCTTCACGGTCGGCATTGGTTCTGCCCCCAACACCTTCTTCATGACCCGCGCAGCTGAAGAGGGCAAAGGCACCTTCACTCATATCAACTCGGTCACTGACGTGAAAAGCAAGATGGCGGAACTGTTCGCCAAGCTCTCCAACCCTGTCGCCACCGATCTGGCTCTGAGCATGACCAATGCCAAGGATGCCGAGATCGCCCCCAATCCCCTACCCGATCTGTATCTTGGCGACCCTCTGGTCGTTGCCATCAAGGCCAAGGATCTGGGATCAGACATGACCCTGACCGGACGCTTTGATAATCAGCCTTGGTCAGTGAAGCTGGATCTCAGCAAAGCAGCAGATTCAAACGCGATCGACAAACTGTGGGCCCGCCGCAAGATCCGTCAGCTGGAAAGTGATCGCCTGCTTTCCAATCAATATGAAATCATCGACAAGGCAATCGAGAAATTGGGCTTGGATCATCATCTGGTCACCCGTCTCACAAGTCTCGTAGCTGTCGATGTCACTCCATCTCGCCCAAGCGGAGAAGAATTGAACAGCAAAAAAGTTCCTTTGAATTTGCCGGACGGTTGGCAGTTCGACAAGATCTTCGACGAGGCACCAGGCAAAACTCCTGCCCCAACCACGGCTCCAAATACTCCTGCAAGTGCAGACCCGCAGATCGAAGCTGCATTGGAAGCCGCGCCGCAGCAAATGGCTCTATTCTCTCAAGCCACCCCGATGCTGGCGCGCAAGGCAGCACCACCAACAGCAGGCACGGCACAACTTGGCAGTCAGAAACGTTCCATTCCACTGCCACGCACAGCAACCAACGCTCAGATCGCGCTTTACAGTGGTCTCTCCCTGATGATCTTCGGTCTGTTCCTTGCCTGGCGCAACCGCAGACCGACAGCCTGAACAGGAAATCAGATCAAATGAGCTCCTCGACCCGCAACAGGCATCATCCTCGTCAGCCCCGAAAAGTCATTCTGGGGCTGGCTGGCCTCATCACTCTCACAGGGATGATGCTTGTTGCGCATGGGCTCTGGATTCCGGCCAAAGCACAATTGGCGCAAATACTACTAGAGCGTGCTTGGGTCAAAAGTCTGCAAACGGGTCAAAATCACAAAGCTTGGAGTTGGGCCGATAGCTGGCCTGTCGCCCAACTCTCCATTCCATCTTTGGGGCTTAAATCCATCATCCTCAAAGAGGCCGGCGGTGAGGGATTGGCTTTTGGACCGGTTCTCCTCAATCAATCCGCTCAACCCGGAAGCAATGGCAGCACCATCATCTCCGCTCATCGTGATACCCATTTCAAGGCCCTGAAGGATATCAAGATCGGCGACAAGCTCTCACTCACATCGGCCGATGGTCAAAAATTCGATTATGAGATCACTCAATCCCGCATCGCTCAATGGGATCAATCAGGCCTCTCAGCGGACGGCTATGAACCTGAACTGGTGCTTGTGTCTTGCTGGCCGTTTGACAGCATCACCCCAACAGACCAGCGCTTCATTCTGCATGCCAAGCAGACGTCCAGAACACAGATTGCCAGCAATGCACCTGCAGATTGAGCGATTGACTAAAGAATATTCTTGAGCTGCCTGCAATCATGAGATAGGACAAGATCTTCCCCAACTCTCTGCGGGAAGACAAATAACTCCCTCTTTGATTTCCGTTTTCGCAGGTGTTGCCATGTCGCGTCTCACTGCCAATCTGCTGTTGCTCGTTGCTGCCATTGTCTGGGGTGCCGCCTTTGTTGCGCAATCCACGGCCATGGACAATATCGGCCCGCTTGCTTTTACGGGCATTCGTTTCCTGTTGGGAGCCTTGGCAGTTGCGCCATTTGCCTATTGGGAATGGAAAAGAAGCCCCAACCCGATCCCGGCCAAAGGACATTATCAAGGCATTTTTGTCGGCGTCATCTTCTTCATCGCGACGATCATTCAGCAATATGGCTTCCTGACCACCACGGTCACCAATGCGGGTTTCCTGACCGCACTCTATGTGATCTTGACACCCTTGCTGAGCTTAATTCTGTTCCGTCAGGCACCAAACCCCATTATCTGGGTAATCGTCACCATCTCCCTGACTGGCACTTATCTGCTGGCAGGTGGTCTGAATGGCCTTGTTGAAGGTGACTTGCTGATGATCGCATCAGCTCTTTTCTGGGCTTTGCAGATTCTATTGCTTGGACGACTGGTCAGCACCTATGGAAATCCGCTAAGCGTCGCTTTCCTGCAATTCCTGACCTCCGGCATCATAGGGCTGGTTCTGGGATTGATGCTCGAACCATTGTCCACGCAGAATATCGTAGGAGCTTGGAAAGAACTGCTTTATGCAGGCTTCATGTCCGTTGGGCTTGCCTTCACCCTGCAGGCAATTGCGCAGCGTTATACTGCTCCGTCCGATGCTGCTATTCTGCTTTCCACAGAAAGCCTGTTTGCCGCATTGTTTGGTGCCCTGATTCTCGGAGAAACCCTGACAGGCGACCAATGGCTTGGCTGCGCCATGATCTTTTCTTCCATTCTGCTGGTGGAATTGCTGCCACAATTCCAAAAATTCATTAAATCCAAAAAACTCGCCGAGCAAAATAACTGAAAAGAAAAGGCTGCTTCCAACCAGAAGGTTTAAGAAGCAGCCTCAGTTGTCGGAATGGCAACGGAGAACCGCTTTGTCACCACTCCAGAGAGTTCCAAAATGTCGGCATCAAATATCAGCAATCAGATCCAATCTTCATCTGTACTGATATTTTATATATTTCGAATATACATAATAAAAAGATCTTTTGCAAATGTCTTCAATAGTCTTAGCTGGCATCTCCGTTCCGACAGCCAGACGAGACATAAATTTCCCCATTCCTATGGAATGGCTCTTCTTATTCCCTCTTTGTTCCCTTATATTGACCGAGGTTCGCCCATCTGATGGGCAATTCTGTTTCATGCTCGCTTGATCCAATAACCCACGAGCAAAGGGGCTTTCATGGCATCGAAAAAAGACAGCAATTCTGGGAAAACAACAAAACCAGACGGCATGGGAGAAGCCCCACAAGCCGCATTTGAAGGCGTGCCTCTGTCCGATTCCATTTCCAGCTGGGCTGACGAGATAGCCCAA encodes:
- a CDS encoding marine proteobacterial sortase target protein gives rise to the protein MPNQLPKRKSRKRHSIDLSAKRKRERSISKGFKIWAIVYASMMATGFVVASNPAHSATGHPQLASQPDAQTMPRLVTPNDMQTGALLFESKEPGRYIEAPRVASDIKVDVTGPIARTIITQKFLNPSDAWLEGVYVFPLPTDSAVDQLRMKIGDRYIEGIIKKKLEAREIYEKAKREGKKASLLEQNRPNIFTNSVANIGPGESITVQIEYQQTIQRSANTFSLRVPLVVAPRYNPAAKPLKPSVDYTSDKVDGSGWGSTDPVPDRDAITSPVLDPETEPKTNPVTLSVDLKAGFALADVTSENHKVNIANESESELKLSLAKEAVPADRDFVLSWKSKPGKTPQIGLFKQTFTPKSDSEASKKASEDYLLAYITPPYKLVEGLAQPARDITFVIDNSGSMAGPSMEQAKASLISALQKLKPHDRFNVIRFNHEMDQLFLQPVAVNATNIAQATGWVQALKAEGGTEMATAMQQALLDADPKAPTLRQVVFLTDGAIGNERQLFEIIKQGKGRSRIFTVGIGSAPNTFFMTRAAEEGKGTFTHINSVTDVKSKMAELFAKLSNPVATDLALSMTNAKDAEIAPNPLPDLYLGDPLVVAIKAKDLGSDMTLTGRFDNQPWSVKLDLSKAADSNAIDKLWARRKIRQLESDRLLSNQYEIIDKAIEKLGLDHHLVTRLTSLVAVDVTPSRPSGEELNSKKVPLNLPDGWQFDKIFDEAPGKTPAPTTAPNTPASADPQIEAALEAAPQQMALFSQATPMLARKAAPPTAGTAQLGSQKRSIPLPRTATNAQIALYSGLSLMIFGLFLAWRNRRPTA
- a CDS encoding class GN sortase; the encoded protein is MSSSTRNRHHPRQPRKVILGLAGLITLTGMMLVAHGLWIPAKAQLAQILLERAWVKSLQTGQNHKAWSWADSWPVAQLSIPSLGLKSIILKEAGGEGLAFGPVLLNQSAQPGSNGSTIISAHRDTHFKALKDIKIGDKLSLTSADGQKFDYEITQSRIAQWDQSGLSADGYEPELVLVSCWPFDSITPTDQRFILHAKQTSRTQIASNAPAD
- a CDS encoding DMT family transporter, which produces MSRLTANLLLLVAAIVWGAAFVAQSTAMDNIGPLAFTGIRFLLGALAVAPFAYWEWKRSPNPIPAKGHYQGIFVGVIFFIATIIQQYGFLTTTVTNAGFLTALYVILTPLLSLILFRQAPNPIIWVIVTISLTGTYLLAGGLNGLVEGDLLMIASALFWALQILLLGRLVSTYGNPLSVAFLQFLTSGIIGLVLGLMLEPLSTQNIVGAWKELLYAGFMSVGLAFTLQAIAQRYTAPSDAAILLSTESLFAALFGALILGETLTGDQWLGCAMIFSSILLVELLPQFQKFIKSKKLAEQNN